The following nucleotide sequence is from Roseivirga sp. BDSF3-8.
GACATAATATACCTGGTGAGCAGCACCGAAACGGATGCCACTGATGATAAACCAGGTGACGACGGCAATGATGAGGGGAACGAAGGGGGCGTAAATATCCTCTCAAACGACCTGCCTATCGGCTCCTTTACCATCTCGATAATGCCCATACAAATCCAGCGCCAGGACCTGATGGAACAGGTAGATGTGGACAAGCTACTGGCCCACCGCGCGCTGAACTTCGATGGGCTCACCTTTAAAGATAAACGCTTTGAATATGCAGAACTGGGGCTGGGCTCCTACCGCGGCACCCTGTTTGAAGGCAGCAACCTGGATCACGCACAGGCAGTAAGAGACAGGATCACCGCTGAAAATGACTTCAAAAACACCCGGTTTATCCAGTGCCAGATGAATGACATGCGATTTGAGAACTGGAAAATAATTGATACACGATTCGAAAATATAGACCTGTCCGATGCCCGGTTTACGAACTGCATCATCTCCTCCGAAACGTCAGGACAGGTCACGTTTAGTAATGTAAACTTCTTTAGTGCACGCTTTGTCAATAAGGACGAGGGATATATAAAAAACATCGCCCAGTTTAATACCGGCTTCCTCAACTGCCGCTTTGAAGGAGTGGACATGTACAGCTCCGGGCATTTTAATGTGAACTATACCAACTGCAGCTTCTACAACGGGAAGTGGCATGGCGTGGTCTTTAATAACACACAGGCCCAGCCAAGCAGGATCACCGGTGGCATATTCACCAATATGACAATAAGTTCCGGCCGCTACACCTACATGAAGATCGGGAAAAGCGGTTTAGTATATCCCGTATTTGAGAACACCCGCTTCGTGAATACGAATTTCTGGAAGTCCGAAATAGATGCCTGGTTCCGTGGCGGGTTTGTGATTGAAGGATTCGGAAGCAACTTTAGCGAGGTAGACTTTAAAACATCCATCTTTGAAAACGGGGTGTTCGGAGACACGGTGCAGGCAGGCAAAATGAACATGAAATATGCAGACTTCAGCCAGTGCGAATTTCGCAATGATGTCACCTTTATCAATTGTGATCTCACCGGCGCAAAATTCCCTGCCGACCTTACAAACGTTACCTTTCAGGACTGCATTGGCAACCCCTGATCTGTTAGCGAAAGCTGTATTGCTCCCGGGCCAGGGGCTTTTTGTCCAGGTAGTGCCACATAAAACTGCCAAAGTGCTTAATGCCCCTGTGCTCCTCCATATCTCCGAAAACAATGTATTCGCCTGTACGATCGGGCTTTACAAAACGGGCTGCTGCCAGATGGTAATCCACTGTGTCTATAAAAAATGTCCACTCCGGGTGCTCCCCCTCCGGCAGGTAGTTTACCCTAAGCGTCTGGTATGTTTCACCAAAAAGCTCCTCAGTGCCTGTCTCTTCGCTTAGTACAGTGGCCGAATCCTGCAGCACCATCGGCAGGCCGATGAGGTAGCGGAAGTAGTTGCGGTAGTTTTCAGCCCCTTCACAGGTCAGACTCATCGCCGTGCTATCTTCCGCGCTTATTCCCGGCCTGTCCCACTCGCTCAGGCACAGCGAATCTTCCATTACCACCCGCCGCAACGTATAACCACCGGCATCCGATTCCATGCTGAAGCTGCCCAGGCTGCTATCCAGGCTAACCTGGCGCGTGCGCACCTCAGAAGTATCAGCCTGGTTCAGCCTACGGCTCTGCTGTGTGATCGTGGCGGTATACGCCGGCCACCTGTTACCCGGATCATGAAAAGCCAGGGTCTTTTGGAGCAAGGAGCCTGCAGGACTAAGCAGCTCATTCACTACCTCCGCTTCTTTCTTACTCTCCTGCCCTGCCCCGTTACAGCGCATAAACAGACAAAATGAAATGATCAGCAAGGCCAGGAAAAGAATGAAGCGGTGCATAGGTAATATAGAGTAATGTGCGTGAGTTTCCTCCTGGTATCAGTTATCAGCGAAACCCTTCTGCCAGGACCTGTCCTCATCGTGGTTTCTCAGATCTATCCCATGATCTACAGCCGCCTTCATGGCCATAAGTACCGATACCCAGCCGGCAATCATTTCTTCCCGGGCTTCAGCATCCTTTAACTTAACTTCCAGCAGCAGGTCTGTGCCCCCATCATCCGTTTCCGATAGCCGGAAGGTGGTCTCGTGCCCGAAGTACTCCAGGCTGAACATATGGGAGGCCTCCCTGTCCAGTATAGTGGCAACGTGGCCGGGATGATCTAAAAATGAAAAAGTTATTTCATCGCCCTCCTGAACTGATTTTTCAGCCCAGTAGCTCTCCCTTCCCTCATCTGTGGTAAGTGCTTTATACACTTTTTGCGCTGTGGAAGCCAAGTGCAGCTTCCATCGTATCAAATGTTCACCTTCCTGAAAAGACATTATAGTGGTAGTGGTTAGAGGCTGAAGATACTATTTTCTTTCATACCACAACTGCACAAGGCCCGAGGGGAACGAAACACTGCGCCTGAAAATAAGATGCCGGGGGGAAAAAGCATCCTGAAAAAGCCGGACACCCCCGCCCAGGAGGTACGGTACTATAGAAATAATGTAGCGATCGATCAGGCCTGCCCGCTGCAATTCCGTCACGATCTGTCCGCCGCCATCACAGTAGATGCCTGCTCCCTCCTGCCCTTTTAAGCCCTTTACCAGAGAGACCACATCACTATGGTAGCGTATATGTTCATGACTACCGGTACGGCTGCGTGAGATCACATAGACTGACTTATCCTTATAGGGCAGGTCACCGCCGAAAGAGAGCACCTTATCAAAGGTACGTCGCCCCCATATCACCGTGTCAATGGTTTGTACGAAAGCCGCATAGCCATAATCCTCCCCCTCCCTCTCCATACTGTTCAGAAAGCGGATATCATCATCCAGCCCGGCTATATAACCGTCCAGGCTCATGGCAATGTAAAGCGTAAGGGTACGTGACATAAGCGTGCAAGTAAGGGGCAGAAGGCACCTGATTATTACCCTAAGATAAGAAACCTAAGGCAGGCTCCTTCCGGCATACTGTATAAAAACAGCCGGAAATCAACCCCTCGGTTATTAAATTATTCTGTCACTCTATTATTCTATAATTCCCCA
It contains:
- a CDS encoding dihydrofolate reductase family protein, which produces MSRTLTLYIAMSLDGYIAGLDDDIRFLNSMEREGEDYGYAAFVQTIDTVIWGRRTFDKVLSFGGDLPYKDKSVYVISRSRTGSHEHIRYHSDVVSLVKGLKGQEGAGIYCDGGGQIVTELQRAGLIDRYIISIVPYLLGGGVRLFQDAFSPRHLIFRRSVSFPSGLVQLWYERK
- a CDS encoding pentapeptide repeat-containing protein; amino-acid sequence: MKKNYLPLALSGLLMCSSLASCQVEKLVSENNRILEDINSQITDYVADSESPDLAEVKKVSFDTFYFGEIISEEIIERRQQWTLIRLTEKISKEAGEPVLRVKEGWYTYASPDIIYLVSSTETDATDDKPGDDGNDEGNEGGVNILSNDLPIGSFTISIMPIQIQRQDLMEQVDVDKLLAHRALNFDGLTFKDKRFEYAELGLGSYRGTLFEGSNLDHAQAVRDRITAENDFKNTRFIQCQMNDMRFENWKIIDTRFENIDLSDARFTNCIISSETSGQVTFSNVNFFSARFVNKDEGYIKNIAQFNTGFLNCRFEGVDMYSSGHFNVNYTNCSFYNGKWHGVVFNNTQAQPSRITGGIFTNMTISSGRYTYMKIGKSGLVYPVFENTRFVNTNFWKSEIDAWFRGGFVIEGFGSNFSEVDFKTSIFENGVFGDTVQAGKMNMKYADFSQCEFRNDVTFINCDLTGAKFPADLTNVTFQDCIGNP
- a CDS encoding DUF6503 family protein translates to MHRFILFLALLIISFCLFMRCNGAGQESKKEAEVVNELLSPAGSLLQKTLAFHDPGNRWPAYTATITQQSRRLNQADTSEVRTRQVSLDSSLGSFSMESDAGGYTLRRVVMEDSLCLSEWDRPGISAEDSTAMSLTCEGAENYRNYFRYLIGLPMVLQDSATVLSEETGTEELFGETYQTLRVNYLPEGEHPEWTFFIDTVDYHLAAARFVKPDRTGEYIVFGDMEEHRGIKHFGSFMWHYLDKKPLAREQYSFR
- a CDS encoding SRPBCC domain-containing protein, which gives rise to MSFQEGEHLIRWKLHLASTAQKVYKALTTDEGRESYWAEKSVQEGDEITFSFLDHPGHVATILDREASHMFSLEYFGHETTFRLSETDDGGTDLLLEVKLKDAEAREEMIAGWVSVLMAMKAAVDHGIDLRNHDEDRSWQKGFADN